The stretch of DNA GGAGTGGTCTCGGGGCAGGGTGGGCAGGGGGTGGTTTCGGGACATGGGGGGCAGGTAGTAGTTGTGGTGGTTGTCGTCGTTGTTGTTGTCGTTgtagttgttgttgttgtggtTGTAGTAGTTGTTGTTGTAGTAGttgtagtagtagtagtagtagtagttgTTGTAGTTGTGGTTGGTGGTTCCTCATCAGGTGGCGTCGGACATGGTGGGCATAGGGTGGTGGTTTCGCACGGAGGACaagttgttgttgttggttCCGGACACGGTGGGCAGGGTGTTGGGCATGGTGGGCAAGTTGGATTGTCTTGCGGGCAAATACCACCCGGTGGGGGACTTCCATTCCACTCAGCCAGCGTAGGGGGATTCCGGGGTTCAGTCCACACCCAATGATCCGCAGGGATGCACTGTCGGGTGCGCTCATCGAAGAGCATAGCTGTTGGGCAGGTCATCATTTCGGCGGGAACATTCTGCTGATTGCACTGCCACCACCGTGTTGGGTCCCAGTTGTGTCTGTACAGACGCACAGCCATCTCCTCTGGTGTACGACAAGCTGGACGTCCGTGGGACACAAAACGGGGATCCAGACTTCTTGgcaattcattttcagccTCAATTGGGGCACCAATGGCACCAGCCACGAACAGAGCTGCCACTAAGATGGCGTCTAAAAaggg from Lutzomyia longipalpis isolate SR_M1_2022 chromosome 4, ASM2433408v1 encodes:
- the LOC129795667 gene encoding mucin-2-like; its protein translation is MKYAILVAALFVAGAIGAPIEAENELPRSLDPRFVSHGRPACRTPEEMAVRLYRHNWDPTRWWQCNQQNVPAEMMTCPTAMLFDERTRQCIPADHWVWTEPRNPPTLAEWNGSPPPGGICPQDNPTCPPCPTPCPPCPEPTTTTCPPCETTTLCPPCPTPPDEEPPTTTTTTTTTTTTTTTTTTTTTTTTTTTTTTTTTTTTTTTTTCPPCPETTPCPPCPETTPCPPCPEITTTTPCPPCPTDMICEQHHMGLLWPANRQDSFFVCHTVNHPALEMFCDPGTIFNFNQQTCTPAWAG